GCAAGTGACTTTTCAGTAATATACACTTAAATAGTTATAAACACACTCGTAGAAAAAAAGGATACAGTAgtgcaaaaaaataaattattagaacACGAAGTATGAACATTATTATACACAACACTATATAAACACCTGAACCATTTGGAATGAGATCTCAAGTCAGTGTAATAATGCAGCAACATTATTAGTATCTTTGCTCCACATTTCAAGCACACAATCATttatctacaaaagaaaattaaagcaaaaccACTTTAAATGGTCAGAAAATTTTATGTCAAAATCAaactaatttttgttttttctgggctTTTAAAAACCTGCTGTGCATGTAGTTGTGCAGCATGTCCAGAAGCATCTTAAGGCAGAAAGTTTCAAACAAGATGCCATTCTTTTAGCCTTTCTACTCCCTTTCTCTCTGCAATCAGCAGTAAGGTAATACCTCTGTTTGCTACTTCCTGCTGTAAGATGTTATTGCAATTGGATATATTTACAAGACACCTCCCCCGAGGGCAGCAGGGAGGGTGGGAGCTCCTCTTCAGCAATCCACTGTCACTAGTTTTGGTTTCGGGATATAAAGGCCAGAACTCGTCGAATACCGTTCAGTCTATCCTTTAAGGACCTCATTGCTAGGAACGGGAGCTGAGCTCGGCTTTCCAACGGGAGAACTGCTaatgtccaccagcaccaggctgGACCATTCGGGTTCATCTGTAACACAGAAAGACAATGGTTCATCCCATTCCCACGGAGGGGATACCAGTCTGCTGGCGTCCAAAGCTACACCGTAAACATTCCAGGTGGAACTGCTGCTTTGTATGGCACACTGCTAATTACTCCCACATCTATTTCCCCCTGATCTTAGCTGGGCATATAAccacccaggaaaaaaaaaagactacattTCTCAGTCTCCCCTTCAGCTAGATAAGGCCATTGACAAAGTTCTGGCTAGTGAGATCTAAAGGGGAGGGATATGTGTAACTTCTGGGTGATGTCCTGGGAAAAGGACACATGCCCTTggccttcctctttctctccctttaccCTAGCTAGAACGCAAGACGTGGTGATGGTCAGCCTTTCTGTTCCTGGAGGACAAGGGCAACATTCTAAGGATGATAGAGCTTTGTGATGAAGGAGCTTAGCTCTTTGAATGACCTTACGGAATAGAATTCCCCAGCCCTACAGGACTTATGCCCTCTATCTTGTTTAAGGTACAGTTATATTTGGTAGTTGTTAAAGCAAACAAACTGCTATCCTACCAGATATACTCTACTTCCTAGCCAGTGTGATTTCATGAGCTGGAATATCCACTGCTCAGTCTCTTCCACTTCTGAGATTCTGTTTAGATCCTTTGGACTGATGCATACAACATGTGGGCCTTCAATTCCCAAGAACCCTTTAGGCTTTGCATGTCTCTTAACTCCCTTCATTCCCCTGCTTCTGGCTGAAGGCAATGTAGTCCACATATGTCATGTCAGCATATAAGGCCACAGCTAGCTTCTCCCCTGAAACCAAAGCCTATGACTCACAGCCCCAAAGCACAGAAACCCTGCTTTGCAAAACTCCTATTACAAAACACATTCACATTAGAAATGTATACTGTCCCCAGGTTTCCTTTTAATAAAGAGTGTTCCCATCCCACATAAATCCTTCACCACAATTCTCTTTGTCAGCAGCTTCACAGGTACACATTTTAGACATTGGTGACTTACTTCCTACTAAGCCAGAAATGAGCTTGCCACCCACCACTTTCAGAAGGTTGGTTTTAGGACTGCAGAGAACCACATTCTGGTCAAACCACCTGCACACGGGATTATGTGTCTCCAAACTGGTTCACCTGATTTCTCCCCAACCTCACTATCCTCTGCTTCTCTGTGCCTCTAGCTTCATTTGGATCCTTTTTTGGCCCTTGCTGCAGGCTGTAACAGGCTATCCCTCCTGTTACCAATCCTGAATATTAGATTGACATATTCTGcactttctttctcaggattaacAAAGATATTTAAGCTGATGTTAATACTGTGGCTGTTTTTCAGAAACCTACTCCTGAGGCTTGGGGCAGTCTTATTAAAGGCACCACTGGGGCTGCAGCACTGACTCAATGAAACTGGATGGGATTTCTTTTTCCTGCTGCCGTCAAAACAACCTAACAGtcctaaaaagaaaggaaacgaAAACCAAGATTCCAGCTTTCTGTGTCATTGAGCCCTTATGAATCACCATGGCATCTGTGTTTTTGCTTGTGGAAGATGCTGTTACCATTGCTGGTCACTATCTTCTGCCTGAGTGGGGGCGAATGCTTTCCAGAAGGGGACGGGACCATTAAGCTTGATCATGAGCTTGCGCAGAGCTGTGCTGTAGTTCTGAGTCACAGTGGTCCAGAGCCAGGAGCTGGGTCACAGGAAAGTGCTAGGTGACCCTTCTCCCTTCAATATTCACGACACATTTGCATGGGGGAAAGGAGCACCTTTGTGGCCTGGAGAAAGCAAGATACTTCAGTCCATTAGGCAACAAACTGGTGCTTTACAGCCTCAGAATACAAGGCAAAGATGAGACTTTAGAGACCTCCTCATCTACCTCCCTCATTTCAGAGATGAGAGAAAAGTTGAAAGGGCGGAAgggacttacccaaggtcacacagctagagagGTTAAGCAAGACCAGTCTTTGGCAGGGAAGTCAGAATATACGCATTCTATTTTACTGTGTTGACACAGTCAGGGATGAGTGTAGAGAATTAAGGAAGATAGGGAAGTGATAATGTCAGACAACCAGCTCAGAATGTGGGGAAGGTGATGGTGGGCAAATATTTGACTAGGGTATCTACAGCCTTGTCCTAGAAGGAAAGGATCCTCCTACTTATACCAGGCAAGCAAAGCTTGGTAAAACTTAATCTCCACTCTCCCAGAGGGCTTCTGATCTATAGCTCAATCTCTCAAATGGACCTGTCCCCCCAGGGAAATAGACTGAGCCACTAGAACCTAATGAGCTGCTTTCAAGAATAGCTcagccaagtaccaaatgatttcactcatatgtggagtaaaagaacaaaggaaaactgaagaaacaaaacaacagcagaatcacagaacccaagaatggactaacagttaccaaagggaaagggactggggacaatgggtgggaagggagggataagggtggggaaaaagaaagggggcattatgattagcatgtatagtgtggggaggcacggagagggctgtgcaacacagagaagacacgtagtgattttacagcatcttactacgctgatggacagtgactgtgaaggggtatgtgggggggacttggtgaaggggggagcctagtaaacataatgttcttcatgtaactgtagattaatgataccaaaataaaaataaataaataaataaataaataaataagaatagcTCAGCCAACAGTAAATTGAAAGACTGGGCTAGTTTTCTCAGGACCTGCTTGCCCCTGCTAAGGACAATGACGAGGGGCTAGAACCGCAGGGCTAAACATGGAGGAACGTAGCTTTGAAGTTTCTATGGTGTTGCAGTTGGAATCCTATAAGGTAGCTGGCCCTATCTCCTAGCTCCTGCAGCAGTGGGGGCAAAGGGTCATGAAGCTCCCTGCAAGTGGCTACCTTTGGTCTCACCTCCCAGGATACCCTTCTCTTAGGCCTGACCTTTGTGTGAATCTTGTCACCCTAACACATTATCATGGTATGAATCTGGACTCCCACTGAAGGTTCGTCTGTTGACAGTGTCTCTGTTCCCATACTCTCACCTGACTTCTCTTGCAAAACCTGTCTTGGATCCCAGTTCTCACTGCTTTACTTTAGTTACTCCAGTTCTGCCTTGGGATCCTTTTGGTCTTACCCATGATGCCCACTGCCCAGCCAAACAATACCAAATTGGATCCATCTTCCTCTCTGCACTTCATTTGCTGGATGGCAACGATGCACCCATCCAATCACAAACCCTAAGCTCTCTTACTTGCAGGGAGTGGGGGGGCAAAACTGTTACAAAAAGATATTTCTATATACCTGGGGATCAGCATCTTTCTCTGGCATTGGACCAAAGTGGTTGAGAATCCGATTCTTCAGAGATGGTTTGAGCGAGTGAAACCATGATGACGCCTGCTCATAGACACAGTTATGTAATCCCATGAGCTCAGCACAATCCTCTCCTTGAACCTGAAAGCACCAAAGTGGAAGTGAAGCATTCTGTACCTCCTCCATCACTCCTAGAGCCACTGTTGACACCTGACTCTCTTTGAGCATCCAGCCTGTCTCCCTATGAGAAAAGGCTTCCCAGTCCGGCTTTCTCCTGCATGGTATGTGAAAGGCTTCTCAGTCAGATGATGAACTGTGTGTAAATACTGTGACGGTTGAGGAAGGAGAAAGGTGCAGCTGGATAAATTAGCTgaaacagcaagacatatagaAAACAAGAGCTGTAAACTAGCCTGAGTGGAGGCGTACCTTTAAACTAGGTGACACTGGTTTATGCCTCTCTTCTTTTCGTTTTTAACACCTGCTCTCCCATTGTTCATGGGGCAAAATATGTGTATGTTTCAGTGTGCAACTTGAACTTCCAAGTCAAATGCATTTATTTGttgatcaaatatttattaattttgtactACATAGTGAAAGCAGAAATATATGAACATGGGATTACTTCCCACTTCTACTCTTTAATCCAGAAAAACAAGGATTAACTGGACATGTCCTATTTCTGCCTTTTGGGACAATGGATTCTTGGGAAGGGCTCTTAGCCAGgttgcacatttaaaaatacaaatgtgcatgtgaatctacaattgtctcaaaagaaaaagttttcaagtataaataaatcaatataataAACAGACATGTGTATTCTCCTCTGCAGATTTATCCCTTGGTACCCGACAAAAGCCTTAACTCCTAAGCTGAATGGGCCCCATGGCTGGTCTGGCGTGGCATTTCTTATGCACAAATACAGTGCAGCCACTAAGTGGAGAAAGCCAGGACACTGGGCATTCTCACTGCCATCTGACAATTGAATGGCATCTGGCAGCAATTTGGTGAGGAATCCCAAGGCCCCCCCAGTGCTGAGAGATCTTTTGGGAACCATCCTTGTCTGCCAAGGCAGTGGTAGAGCCTGGCTTTGGGACTCCTGGCACCGGCCACCATCACCTTTTGGTCTTCAATGTACTCAATGTCGGCTGTGTTGTAACCATCCCGCTGGCCCTGATGGAGGACCTTGAAGCGCCTCTTGCCTATACTGTCAACCACTGAGCGGCCATCTGCAAAAAACTGTACATTTCTGATCTCTAGGATGCAGCCATATTCCACAAACCTGTTGAGAAAAGAGTCAAGAAGGTAAATTAGTGATGAGTTCTTTCCCCGGCCTGGCCCCCAGCCATTTCTGTAACCCCATGCTATGCCTTAAAGGATTTCTGTCTATTTACCTGTCCAGGGTGTACAGATGCAGCTACACAACAGGCAGTGCCTGTGTGAAAAAAACATCCTAACTTGTTAGTATACCtgctactatttattgagcatagAGTATGTGCTAGACACTATGCTCAGTGCTTTATGTGCATTAACTCACCAAAATCCTTCCAACAAACCCAATGAAATAGGCACTACTATTGTATCCACTTTACAAATATGAAAACTGAaatcacagaaaggttaagtaacttgcccaaagtcaaacTGGATCCAAGTCTGGAGCAAGAATATGAACCCAGGCAATTTGACTTTGGGGCCCACACTCTTAGCAGAACCAGTTTTATAGAACCAATTCAACAAAAGGTTATGCCTGGGATTTCTTTAACTAGGCAGCCTCTTAGGTGGTTAACTAAGGGTCAGAGGGATCCTGAACCTTGCAAAGGCTCATGGTTGGGAGCTGGCTAACTCTCATGAGTGGTGCCTCCCCATTTCCTGAGAGCATCCCGAAGTAAAACATAAACCCCCGCCAGCCAGCCTTCTTTACTCACGTTGATCCTCACTTACCCTTTCACAGGATCTCCAAGGCACATGCCAAACTGCCTTGTGCCTGTTTCAATGCATCTACGAATCATCAGACGGTAACAAGGCTCAAAGATGTGCAGGGGACAAGGAACAGTGGGGTAGGCCATGGTACACACGAAGATAGGCACGTTCTTATTCAAGCTATCAGGAAGAGCAAATGACATGGATCTCAAAGCAATGGAGACCACAGAAAGGTTGGTTGAACATCACCGTATGGCTCCCCAGAAGGAAGGCTAGGAGATAGCAGGTTTTGATGgctaaaaaaaatactgaaatgcaACTGATGCTGAGGCTAAATCCCATTCTGTGGTGCAGAGGTTAGCCTCATGGATAACAACATTAAATGGACATTCTACACATTCTAATTTGGCTAAGAAGTTCTCTAGTACCTTCACGTTGAGGGTGATAGTTACACTTcatgcttttcctttctttctttcatgctCTCCTCTCAAAACAATCTTTTCAGGTGTCGTGCTGGCAGTATGGGGAAGGCAATAAAAGCTGACCGAGTTCTCCAGAGGGATGGTGGGACAATCTCTGTGGGTGCCCATTATCTCAAATTTGCAAAGCCCCCAGAAGATCTGCATGGCGGGCCCAGGTGGGAGGAAAAGGGAACAACAGAGAGGCAAGAGTAATCTAGCCCAGTGATGCTCAAGTGCTCCTGTGCATATGAACCACTGGGGGCCCTTACGTCGACACAGGTGGGCTGTGGCATCCCGAGACACACTCCAGATTCGGACCCAGGAGTCTGCCCTCCAACAACTACCCATGAAGATTCAGACACATAGCCTGCCATGGAACCACCCGCCGGACCGGCTCCTCCTGGATCACTGTTCTCTTGTTTGTCTAGtaaacccaacacaggaacatCTGAACACAAACCTACCAATAGATATATGAGCATGTGCCCAAACCTCCAAAGGATTAAGTTTAGGATTCCTCTACACAGAAATCCCTCTAGTGTATCCTAGTGTTTGTTAATAAGAAATTAAACAGTATTTAAGAGGAGGGCTCCAAGAGACTCAAGGTAAACAtaagaatcagaaataaagacGTCCCAAGTAGGTCTAATACAAGAcagtgagaaaaaaaaggatgTCATTTCTAGCTTCCCAGGGAAACATGTTGTTAAAAGTGAGAGACACATTAAACAAATTGGTGGCAATTTAGAAATGTTCTCTATGAGGTGGGTCTAAACCCAGGACAGCTTTTGCCATTGGGCACCTCGCCCCTAAAAGGCTGTGAGGATTCCCCTGTGGATGGGGAGATGGGGGGGGCAGCAGTATGAGAGGCAGAAACAAGTGACTGCCTCCTGCTTTTTCTGCTAAGTGTTCTTCCAGTCAGGCAGAAAGCTTGGAGCCCTACTTCCATCTCCATCCCTACCCTCCACCTCTCACAATACCTGCACTTGGCAGAGGGAGCATGAAACAAACAGCATTCTTACTACTGCCATTTTTTAAGTACTTCTATAAACTAGCTTATTTGATCTTCCTAACAAGCCTATGAGATAAAAACTACCATTATCCCCAAGCTcagaatgaggaaactgaggcccagagaggttgagtgacttgCCTAGGGTCATGAAGTATATTCACTTTGTGGCAAAACTGGGTCATAAGCATTGGTGTGGCTGACACCAAAGTTCTTAACCTCTTAGCACCCCCTTATGTATTCGATAACAGTCTtctgcaagtagtgactctatagcatcttactacgctgatggacagtgactgcaatggggtgtgggagggacttgataataggggggaatgttgtaaccacaatgttgtgcaTATGAAACATTAATGAgactgtttatcaatgataccttaataaaaaaaaaagtcttctgtATACTTTGTAAGTTTGCCTTGATTAAGCTACTCCCAATTTATTCCTGCCAGAGACACCCAGTTACTAGTGCCAAGATGTAATCTGCTCAGAGGTTTTGGCTTATGCCTCTTCAGTATTATGCTGGTAAATGTTGAACAACTGGCATGCCGCGTGGGGGTAAAGCCCTGGTTTacagcatttgccaatttctatGGTGTAAATACTCTCACTGTGGCCAATTTCAGGCTACCAACATGATATCACTAAATGAGGAGTTAGGAAGAAATGTTCACAGTCAGCTCTATGGGCTGGtatgagtgaaaatgaaaatagaaacatgtTTATACATACTTAGAAAGTTCTTCCATTTCCTCTTCATAAAGCCTCCTTCGCTCCTTGAGTTCTTCTGGGAGGAATTTAGCTATTAGCTCTTCCATTATGacatttttgctgtattttcttgatGCTAAGCACTATATGAGGAACAAGGCAATTAAATATTATGCAGTCATCAGAAAAACATAGAGCACTCTGATATCAATAGTTAAATGACCCACATATTGGAATAGTTTGGACCCTCCCATTAGCAGCTGTTATTATCATAATGTATGTGTTCTCTGGATGTTagggtttaattttaaaaaacacatgcaATTAATTTTGtaactagaaaaatattttaacaaagggaaaagacCTGCACTGAAGTTTTAATAATCTCAGATCTTTCCTAAAATACTGACACTGAGGTCATGTTCTTgtcaaaaaagggagaaaatctttccctttcttttttgagATTATTGTGTCTCTATCTGGGATATGCTGAAAATCCATGGTCAGATGGTGCAGGGAACTAAAAAGCCACTTTCAATCACTAGTTGAAACCATTCAATCACTGACCCTTTCCTGCCTTGttccacccaccctgccccaatGCTTGGCTTGTGGATATTGcaagtctaaatatttttttctcatctaactttggtttaaaaaagaaaacagctaaATATTGTTGATTTTGTCTATTTGTTTTTCAATATGCCACCTAGGTTATCACTGAAATTATGTTAAACCATGACTTCAGAACTGAACTTGAGCTCAGCTGTCACCATTACCTTCCCCTCAAACACCTCGACGCCATGCATACTAGGGATCTGTGAGTATTTAATTGTTGTGGCTATTTAACTGTTGTCAACCAGACAAAGGGAGTTAAAACATCTGCAGAGAATCGCTCGCTAGGGAAACTACCCGCACAGACCCAGCAGGGGGAGCTCCTGGTTTAAAACTGCTGCCTTCAGACAATTTTTCCTTTCCCAGTATGGGCTATGTCTGTCTATTTTGCAGTGAACATGATTTGAATAAGATAATTATCTCTCTGGAAAATGGTGTCAGTGTGACCCTGTGTGAATACACAGAGATAAATGAGAATATCTTCTAGCCCTGCATCCGGGATCCCCACCGCATGTGCTTCCATAAAGCCTTTTCAGCCACTGCTACGGCTTGCCTACAGGAGAATCAACAGCTTTGCCCACTCCCAGTCTGTGGGGAAAAGCAGTGACTCAGAAGATAGCCAGTCCAAACAGCAGGCGACTCCTCTGCTgatgcaaaaacaaaaacccaggaaACGCACATACTATAACAGTGGTTTTCTCCAGGTGATGAGCATATGGGtagatttttcttctctctgcttaTCTGAATTTCGTAGTGTTACCACAACACAAATATATTATTAAGTATAAGGACCATGGGATTCTCTCAGGCCAGCAAATCCCACCCCTGTACCTAGGTAAGGTATGACACTGACCCTCCCCACAACCTAATATTCTCCTCAGGGTTATCCTGGGTGATTATTCACTCCATTCCCTTAGTTTAAATGTTGGGTTTGGGGAAAACTCAGCATGTGACTTCTCCAGACCTACAATCAGCTAGGACAGTCTTGTGTCTTTAACCTCTTCTCAGGGATGACAGGGGTCAAAGAACATTAATACTGACTGTAAAATGTGATACAAGTCCctgaaggaaggaaaacaagATGGATTCCCAAGTCTTCTTGTGTTATAGGCAATTCCATCAGCTCCCTTTGAAAAACAAAGGTGGCAGCTTGTgtgattcattttagaagacctGGAAGCCCCAGAGCTTTTCAAGTTGCCAATTATTTGCTAATAAGTACAGTGGTTCCTGAGGGGTGGGACAAGGACCACAACGACAGTCTATGAGGTCTTTCTGGGGACCTGGGAATGATTTCTTCAAACCACAGAATAAACATTGATGATAAGGGGACATCAGAGTTCATCTAGTCCAAGCCCAAGGAGGACAAAAGAATCACCCAGGATTACAGTGAATAAGGTGCCATCATGGGACTGGAACTAGGATCCATGTTTACCATCAATTTAATACTTTTGTTTCCAACATAAATTAATCTCACTGCTGACTGACAGTTCATAAAAAGCTCTATGTTGCCTCATTTTCCTGAAGGACTATGTGGAGAGAGGAGGGGTGGCTATAAGACAGGAGAAATATATGGTCTGAGGGGGTGTTTTGCCCTGGCACAATGCAGTGGCTTGAGATCCAATAGGATGCTGTCTTAATACCCAATTCCAAATCAGCTAACCCAATCAagaaagaaataatgttttacctaTGAAAGACCATCTTTGCTAGGAGACAGGAGAAATAGACGGTCTGAGGGGGTGTTTTGCCTTGGTACAATGCAGTGGCTTGAGATCCAATAGGATGCTGTCTTAGTACCCAATTCCAAACAAGCTAACCCAATCAAGAAAGAATAATGTTTTACCTGTGAAAGACCATCTTTGCACAGTGGACACTTCGCATTGTGATCTAGGCATCTTTCAAGGCATTTTAAGCAAAATGTGTGCCCACAAGGTGTTGTGACTGGCTCATAGAATAATCTGAAATTTAGAAATCAAAATGGAAGAAAACTACAATAAGATCCAAAATAAAAGAGCTACTTAATGTAAAAATTTTATAGTATTATCTGAAAATTCTGTGTGTtgggggggtggggaaggaagttctttctattaaaaaaaaaatccctgctaTTGTTGCACTTTAGAAAAGCATTTGCTTTATTTATgagctatattttaaaataatacacttATTAAAGTTTAAGACATAGCTAGATCATTTAATAACATTAGTTCTAATTAGTTTCTTCTGGGgcattcagatttttttcccatGTCAGGTCCCAGAAAAAGAGAGATTAATGCCCACAGTGTCTATGCAGATTCCATTCTAAAATATTTAGCCAACCTGTTCATCTTAAATATATGTAAACACACAGGCAAACAAATACAGagagataaacacacacacatacacatttaccCATTTAAGTACTTTATATCATATTACAATGGACAAATACTTGGCTTGTTTGCTAACCTTGACTCCATCTTTCACCTAAGCTCCCTGTTTACTGCCTGAAGGATCTCGAAATTGCACCTGTAATCAACATGTAACTGCCTTTCATATGGATGGATCATTTTTTTAGTGTCAATACAATAATATTGTCAATGTgctgaaagacacacacacacacacacacatatacatgaatatgtatgcatacatatacttCAACTAAACCCAATTTTAATTGCTTTTCAGGAGCTGGATATTTCTCAAAGCAATCTAGGGATCTTTTTAAAAGCTGTTCTGTACAGAGATTCATGGATTTACTTAAAGAAAGGCTCACCTGCAGCAGGACCACTGGGTGGGGGCAGCTGAAGACGACGGTTCAGAAATGGGCTCACACTCaccaagaggagaaaaagaaggaaaaaatgccTGACCAGCCTATTTTGAGCTCACAGGAGTGTTCAGTTGAAAGAAGCGGCCAACTGCACGGCCCCCTCGTGTGGCCAGGAGGTGCATCAGCAGGCTGGCCCCCACAGCCAGGCTGAGCAGAGGAATCAAAACGTCAGAGCTGAAAAGTACTTGAGAAAAAATTGAACCCACCAACTGGAATGAAACTGCAGTCAGAGGGGATGAAGTTGCTTATTTTCCGTGTACACAGCCCACCGTTGGCAGGTGAAAGTCTGTCCAGCTCCCACTTCCAGTCAGATGCTCTTTCTACTAGAACAATGATTGTCACCCACTGCTGTGCTTATTTATTCAACAGTTTTATCAAGGCATAATTGATGTGCAATAAACGGCATAGACTTAAAGTGAACAGTTTGATAAGTTTTAACATATGTACACATCTATGAAACCCTGTCCACAATCAAGATTATGAACATACCCTCCCCTATGTTCCTCCCCACACCACTCCCATCACCTGAGGAACTTTTTCAAAAAACAACAGATACTGGGGACCACAGCTGTGGAGATTCAGATCAGTTGGTCCATGTTAAGGGCCATCTGGATTTTTAAAGCTCTTCAGGCGGTTGTACTGTGTAGCCAGGGTAGAGAATGGCTGTATTAACATAATCCT
This DNA window, taken from Manis pentadactyla isolate mManPen7 chromosome X, mManPen7.hap1, whole genome shotgun sequence, encodes the following:
- the LONRF3 gene encoding LON peptidase N-terminal domain and RING finger protein 3 isoform X3, which gives rise to MGFKAHFRKAQALATLGKVEEALREFLYCVSLDGKNTRARSEAQRENPELPHCSRQEEAAAGGDCSSLMSPAKVQGHGQRDNMKDQEGEEEKGDAASIKTGKCQEKKRKHYQIEPQDPEMPNKASKPDPPTDQGAEPAVSVPLASFDASDLECSLCMRLFYEPVTTPCGHTFCLKCLERCLDHNAKCPLCKDGLSQCLASRKYSKNVIMEELIAKFLPEELKERRRLYEEEMEELSNLNKNVPIFVCTMAYPTVPCPLHIFEPCYRLMIRRCIETGTRQFGMCLGDPVKGFVEYGCILEIRNVQFFADGRSVVDSIGKRRFKVLHQGQRDGYNTADIEYIEDQKVQGEDCAELMGLHNCVYEQASSWFHSLKPSLKNRILNHFGPMPEKDADPQMNPNGPAWCWWTLAVLPLESRAQLPFLAMRSLKDRLNGIRRVLAFISRNQN